In Solanum stenotomum isolate F172 unplaced genomic scaffold, ASM1918654v1 scaffold15910, whole genome shotgun sequence, one genomic interval encodes:
- the LOC125850297 gene encoding receptor-like protein 7 gives MLHNLTNLEVLSLSFVNISSPIPVNISSSLRYMDLEYTNLRGVLTESFFLLPNLERLKLGFNALLKGVLPKIHPSSTLLELDISYTGISGELPDSIGTLSSLNILYLQGCQFSGSIPDSIGNLTQIRELILSDNHFTGHIPSTISKLKHLTHLVLESNSFSGEIPDIFSNLQELRYLDLYSNSFIGSFPSTILNLIHLQYLDLSSNSLSGSLPSNASMFPKLTELDLSYNSLNSTIPSWVFSLPLLTSLSLQNNQFSGLADELKNNPTLEDLFLSNNQLNGSFPQSLANLTNLFTLDISLNNITGDAGINITFPSLEKVFLSSCELMDFPHFLRNVKTLQVLDISNNKIRGQIPNWFSGMRWDLLWFLNLSHNSLTGHLPQFHYYSLKYLDLKFNFLRGSLPLSICNMSSLSLLDLSHNNFSGSVPHCFGSMVELSVLDFRRNNFTGSLPPFCAQTDSLKTIVLNGNLLKGPVPVSLLNCIGLEVLDLGNNAINDTFPAWLGTLQELQVLILKFNLFHGPISTCQIEFCFPKLRIFDLSRNELNGSVPAKVFGNFKAMIKLDG, from the coding sequence ATGCTTCACAACTTGACAAATCTGGAGGTACTATCTCTCTCTTTTGTCAACATCTCATCTCCGATACCTGTGAATATTTCTTCCTCCTTAAGGTACATGGATCTTGAATATACTAATCTGCGAGGTGTTCTCACAGAGAGCTTTTTTCTTCTGCCAAACTTAGAAAGGCTCAAATTGGGTTTCAATGCTCTTCTCAAAGGAGTTTTACCAAAGATCCACCCGAGCAGTACTCTGTTGGAGTTGGATATTTCATACACAGGAATCTCCGGTGAGCTGCCTGATTCAATTGGCACCTTGAGTTCCTTGAATATCTTGTACCTCCAAGGATGTCAATTCTCTGGTTCAATTCCTGATTCCATTGGTAATCTTACACAAATTAGGGAGTTGATTTTATCTGATAATCATTTCACTGGCCACATTCCTTCCACAATCTCTAAATTGAAGCACCTCACACATTTAGTTCTTGAGTCCAATTCCTTTTCAGGTGAAATTCCAGATATTTTCTCTAACCTCCAAGAGCTACGTTATTTAGATCTTTACAGTAACAGCTTCATCGGTTCGTTTCCTTCTACAATTTTAAACTTGATACATCTTCAATACTTAGACTTGTCGAGTAATTCCCTATCTGGCTCACTGCCCAGCAACGCAAGCATGTTTCCAAAGCTAACCGAGCTGGATTTGTCATACAATTCACTGAATAGTACCATACCATCTTGGGTGTTTAGCCTCCCTTTGCTAACATCATTGTCGCtccaaaataatcaatttagtGGACTAGCCGATGAGCTAAAAAACAACCCAACATTAGAAGACCTGTTTTTAAGCAATAATCAACTCAATGGTTCTTTTCCTCAATCACTTGCGAATCTCACAAACCTCTTTACCCTTGACATTTCATTAAATAACATCACAGGTGATGCGGGAATAAATATCACCTTTCCTAGCCTAGAAAAAGTGTTCTTATCATCTTGTGAATTGATGGATTTTCCACACTTCTTGAGAAATGTAAAGACACTTCAGGTCTTGGATATTTCTAACAATAAGATTCGTGGTCAAATCCCTAACTGGTTTAGCGGCATGAGGTGGGACTTGTTGTGGTTCCTAAACCTTTCTCATAATTCATTAACAGGTCATCTACCACAATTTCATTATTATAGTCTAAAGTATCTTGATCTTAAATTTAACTTCCTTCGGGGGTCACTACCTTTATCCATTTGTAACATGAGTAGCCTTAGCCTTCTGGATTTATCACACAACAACTTCAGTGGCTCTGTTCCACATTGCTTCGGCAGCATGGTTGAGCTATCTGTGTTAGACTTTAGAAGAAATAATTTCACAGGGAGTCTTCCACCATTTTGTGCACAGACCGATTCATTGAAAACCATCGTCTTGAATGGTAATCTATTGAAAGGACCTGTCCCTGTGTCATTGCTCAACTGTATTGGTTTAGAAGTTCTTGATTTGGGGAATAACGctataaatgacacatttccaGCTTGGCTAGGAACACTTCAAGAACTGCAGGtcttaatattaaaattcaatCTGTTCCATGGACCTATAAGTACTTGTCAGATTGAGTTTTGCTTTCCCAAATTGCGAATTTTTGATCTTTCTCGTAATGAACTCAATGGATCAGTTCCTGCAAAAGTTTTTGGAAACTTCAAGGCAATGATCAAATTAGATGGTTAA
- the LOC125850298 gene encoding receptor-like protein 9DC3, whose amino-acid sequence MGKLTVLNLRRNNFSGSLPLLCTQSTSLTTIVLNNNQLEGSVLVSLLNCVGLKVLDLGNNAINDTFPAWLGTLEDLQKFLETSTIDLSSNHFEGDIPKSLKDLSSLRLLNLSHNNLKGDIPMELGQLNTLEALDLSWNRLTGKIPQELTIVNFLAFLNLSQNHLVGRIPQGSQFSTFENDSYGGNLDLCGPPLSKQCGTSDSSHVPQPLEEEEEDKLYFFSGFTWESVVIGYNYGLVVGTVMWSLMFKYRKPKWFVEFFEGIFPKKMRRPKKRAQRRRT is encoded by the exons ATGGGTAAGCTAACGGTGTTGAATTTGAGAAGGAATAATTTCAGTGGGAGTCTTCCATTGTTATGTACTCAAAGCACTTCTTTGACGACCATTGTCTTGAACAATAATCAATTAGAAGGATCTGTCCTAGTGTCGTTGCTCAACTGTGTTGGCTTAAAAGTTCTTGACTTGGGGAATAACGCgataaatgacacatttccaGCTTGGCTTGGAACTCTTGAAGATTTGCAA AAATTTTTAGAAACTTCAACCATAGATCTTTCAAGCAACCATTTTGAAGGTGACATTCCGAAATCACTAAAGGATCTCAGCTCACTTAGGCTACTCAATTTATCCCATAACAATCTCAAAGGTGATATTCCAATGGAATTGGGGCAATTGAATACACTTGAAGCTTTAGATCTCTCTTGGAATCGGCTCACTGGAAAGATTCCACAGGAATTGACAATAGTGAACTTTCTGGCGTTCTTAAACCTCTCTCAAAATCATCTCGTTGGACGCATTCCTCAAGGTTCACAATTCAGCACATTTGAAAATGACTCGTATGGTGGCAACCTTGATTTATGTGGTCCTCCTTTATCAAAGCAATGTGGAACGAGTGATTCATCGCATGTTCCTCAACCattggaggaagaagaagaagataagttatatttttttagtggaTTTACGTGGGAATCAGTAGTAATAGGCTACAATTATGGACTAGTTGTTGGAACTGTCATGTGGAGTCTCATGTTTAAATATCGTAAGCCAAAATGGTTTGTGGAATTTTTTGAAGGCATTTTCCCCAAGAAAATGAGAAGGCCAAAGAAGAGAGCTCAGAGACGACGGACATAA